Proteins encoded within one genomic window of Clupea harengus chromosome 10, Ch_v2.0.2, whole genome shotgun sequence:
- the LOC105906051 gene encoding thiamine transporter 2-like gives MAWWNTRQDQGWLYPTAVLCVYGFLSMMRPAEPFLVSFLTGPQKNFTVQQVSREFYPIWAYSSLFLLIPMFLLTDMLRYKPIIMLQALAYVVCWLLYSYGSGVRSIQLSLFAYSVATACDVGYFTYIYSVVGPEHYQRVTSYARAAVLLGYAVASLLSQLLVSIWRVSLSCLNVITITCLCGALLSSLFLPMPQRGVLISELHGTESNTDSPTDATFGGVQAAWRRRFLKTLKGLRQMLLDCKEHYSSAAFLFFCIWFAMGKCGFYQITGYVQILWKLKQPSDNFTAYNGGVDAVATLSGAAASVAVGHTSLNWSVWGELTLGAFSALAAGAVYLMDLTGNIWVCYGCYVIFKSVYMQLITICTFQIARSLSKEHYALVFGINTFAASVLQTLLTAVVLNTKSLQLTVATQYFIYATYFGAIALIFLIRGVYSVHATKHSQLEGDGQDDLTAERQTGLPESSQV, from the exons ATGGCCTGGTGGAACACGAGGCAGGACCAGGGCTGGCTCTACCCGACGGCGGTGCTGTGTGTCTACGGATTTCTCTCAATGATGAGACCGGCGGAGCCTTTTCTCGTTTCCTTTCTTACAGGACCACAGAAAAACTTCACTGTCCAGCAG GTTTCAAGGGAGTTCTATCCGATATGGGCATACTCCAGTCTATTCCTCCTGATCCCCATGTTTCTACTGACAGACATGTTGAGGTACAAACCCATTATTATGCTGCAAGCGCTGGCCTATGTTGTCTGCTGGCTCCTGTACTCGTATGGATCCGGAGTCCGATCCATACAGCTTTCCCTCTTCGCGTACAGCGTGGCTACGGCGTGTGACGTGGGCTACTTCACCTACATCTACAGTGTGGTGGGGCCGGAGCACTACCAGCGCGTCACCAGCTACGCCAGGGCGGCCGTTTTACTGGGCTACGCAGTGGCCTCTCTACTGAGCCAGCTTCTGGTGTCCATTTGGAGAGTGTCCTTGTCCTGCCTCAATGTCATTACCATCACCTGCCTGTGTGGGGCGCTGTTGTCCTCCCTGTTTTTACCCATGCCCCAAAGAGGTGTTTTGATAAGTGAGTTGCATGGCACTGAATCAAACACAGACTCGCCCACCGACGCCACCTTTGGAGGAGTTCAAGCAGCATGGCGGAGAAGGTTCCTGAAGACTTTGAAGGGGCTGAGACAAATGCTGTTGGACTGCAAAGAGCACTACTCCTCCGCTGCCTTCCTGTTCTTTTGCATTTGGTTTGCAATGGGAAAGTGTGGCTTCTACCAAATCACAGGGTATGTGCAGATTCTCTGGAAACTGAAGCAACCATCAGACAACTTCACGGCTTACAATGGGGGTGTTGATGCCGTGGCTACTCTTTCAG GCGCAGCAGCATCTGTAGCTGTGGGTCACACATCACTGAACTGGTCTGTGTGGGGTGAACTGACCCTGGGGGCCTTCTCAGCCCTGGCCGCTGGTGCTGTCTATCTCATGGACCTCACGGGTAACATATGGGTCTGCTACGGCTGCTACGTCATCTTCAAGTCTGTCTACATGCAACTCATAACCATCTGCAC TTTCCAGATAGCCAGAAGCCTCAGTAAGGAACACTACGCGCTTGTCTTCGGGATCAACACCTTTGCTGCGAGTGTTCTCCAGACCCTTCTCACTGCAGTCGTGCTGAACACCAAGAGCCTTCAATTAACCGTGGCCACCCAG TACTTTATATATGCAACATACTTTGGAGCCATTGCACTGATATTCCTGATCAGAGGAGTGTACAGTGTGCATGCAACCAAACACTCCCAGCTAGAAGGTGACGGCCAAGATGACCTAACAGCTGAGAGACAGACCGGCTTACCAGAATCATCACAGGTTTAG